TGCTGCTGAGTCCCATCATGGTGTCTGCTCCTTGGGGGGTCCACGCTGACACAGATTTCCTGGTCTGTTTCTGGTATTATCACTAATGCTGTTAGACCCCCTGTGCATGCATGTGCGCGCCTGTATGTGTTTGTCCTGCCCTGGTCTGTGATCAGCTCCTTAGGGAGTTACAGCAGGATAGAACAACAGGAGAGAGTCACTGGTGAGAGATGGAATCCTCTGATGAGACCAATACCTATTTCCGCAAGTGGCCTTTCTCCTTGCTGCCTTGCCAGCAAGCCTTATCATGTGTAAAACCTCTGCTGATTTGACCTCCTGTTTATTTGCCTTTCTTGGTTACTAGTGAGGTTCAGCCTAGTTTCACATTTAGCAGtgatttgatttcttattttacatttaaccACTTATTTgtcatctctctcctcctccctctggttATCTGATCaccccttctatttcctttttatttgtccTCTCGCTTCTTAATTCTCCAGAACAAGAAAATGacattacataaaaatgtttttcttaaagctTTATATTGTCTGTTCTACCTTTATAAATTGAGCAAGTTTAAGCTCTTGCTTAGCCTCAGAGAGCTCCCCCTGAAATAAAGAAGTCATGTTAATTGTATCatattagtttttgtttctctgtgacCCTTGATTATttgctttcccttcctctgtgaGTCAGTGGCattggatgaaaaaaaatatatttttacttatttatttgagaaagagaaaaagaacatgagtggggttgggggtcagagggagagggagaagcagactccctgtcaaTCAGGGAGCACAACacggggttcgatcccaggaccccgggatcatgacctgagttgaaggcaggtgcttaatcaactgagccatccaggtgcccctggattttttttatgcCATTATTTTGGAGTGTTTTGATCATAAGTCATACTGTGGAAATGATCTGGTGGAAGAGATattaaatttataacaaaaatgcCAAGATCTGcttgtctttttcctctttctaggTTTTTAGTAGATTATCCCCCCCAAAATTCGAATTACCTGTGGGTTCTTATTAGCTGAAATCCAGGTAACTTAGGTGCCAAAGTTTTATTTACCTTATCAGTGAAGGAATCAGTCAGCACAGCACAGCTGGTTCAAAGGACAGAAGAAAGTCatgtctctctctcatctgtcTATCATCAGCGAGGAAGATCAGTGCTGAAACAGAAAGATAAGGTTGCTGTTCAACTGGCCTCATGGTCAACAAAACCATCACCCCTGGCATTACTTCTCTACTAGCTAGGAATGATTTGTACCTTatcaattttcttcaaatttctacaAATTTCTATTGCCTCTACAAATTCACAGACTCTGGGACCTAATCCGTGAGAAATCATGCCAAAGCTTCATCCCCTGAGAGCAGCGCTGTCCAATAGAACTTCCTGTGGCCATGGAGATGTTCTATGTCCCTGTTGTCCAGGTTAGGGGCCATTAACCACATGTGGCTCTTGAACACCTAAAATGTGGCTAGTGGGCCTGAGgaactggattaaaaaaaaaatgtttgaggggcacttgggtcagccagtggttgagcatctgcctttggctcaggtcatgatcccggggtcctgggatcaagtcctgcatcaggttccccacaggaagtctgcttctccctctgcctatgtatctgcctctctctctgtgtctctcatgaataaataaaatctttttttaaatttaatttaattttaaaaatgttttactttaaaatatatttaggtgTACAGAAAAGTAATAGATAAGACAGTTCTCATATACCCTTCTCCCAGCTTCTCCTGAATGGGAATGTCTTACATCACCATTAGGTACATTTATCAGAACTAAGacattagggggatccctgggtggctcagcagtttagcgccagccttcagcccagggtgatcctggagtcccgggaccgagttccgcatctggctccctgcgtggagcctgcttctccctctgcccgtgtctgtgtctctgtctctctctctctctgtgtgtctctcatgaataaataaattaaatcttaaagaaaaaaaaagaactaagacaTTATCACAAGTATAGGCTTAATTTGAATCTTCACCCGTTTTTTTCACTGCTATCCTTTATCAGGATCCCCTCCAAGATTACACTCAACACCTGTGTCTCTTTGGTCCCCACGTGGCAGTTTCTCCATGTTCCCTTGATTTTCCTGACCCTAACACTTTTGAAGAGTTGTGATCAGGGATTTTggagaatgtccctcaatttggatttgtctggTGCTTTCTCAGGAAGAGGCCGGGCATGGATGTGACAGAAGAGCCTCACAGAGGTGAGGAGCTGCCCTTCTCATCAGGGCCAGTTGACACCCTGTTCACTGGCTGTTTTGTCCTGTGCTTGGTGCTTCAGAAGCAAGTCACAGATCTAGTCTATGATCACTGTCACAGGGAAGGGAgttcccctccacctcctggaGGGAAAGTATCAAAGAATTTATAGACGTAAATTAAAATTGCCAAATGActagtaaatatttgtgggaagATACTTTGACGCTATGCAAATTTCCCGTTTCGTCTCAGTTCACCCATGAATTTTAGCCTTCATCTGTGGATCTTGCCTACAGCAATGAGGACTGATgtgttgttctttctttctttttaaagatttttcttaagattttatttatttatttgagagagaaatagagagagcacagcagagggagaggcagagggagaggaaggctccctgccgagcaggaagcccaacacaggacttgaccccaggaccctgagatcatgacctgagctgaaatgctTGAAgcaccgaaggcagatgcttcaccgactgagccccaggcactcctcagattttatttttaagttatctttatACCCAACCTGGGGCCAAACTTAGAACCCCGACattgagttgcatgctcttttttttttttttagttgcatgCTCTTTGAGGCATtctaatggtgattttctatttccctcattccttctatgttttattttattttattttttaaataatttgatttttatttatttatttattttttatttatgacagtcacagagagagagagaggcagagacacaggcagagggagaagcaggctccatgcaccgggagcccgacgtgggattcgatcccgggtctccaggatcgcgccctgggccaaaggcaggcgccaaaccgctgcgccacccagggatccctccttctaTGTTTTAATCAGAATTCTGTAAGGAACATTTGTCCCttgtccttcatttatttatttatatcgcTACAAACTAGTGGAgatttgttttactctttttttaaacatttgtttttgttttttaaagattgtagggatccctgggtggcgcagcggtttggcgcctgcctttggcccagggcgcgatcctggagacctgggatcgaatcccacatcgggctcctggtgcatggagcctgcttctccctctgcctgtgtctctgcctctctctctctctctctctctctctgtgactatcgtaaataaataaaactgaaaaaaaaaagattgtatttatttgtccatgagagacaagagagagagaggcagaaacataggcagagcgagaagcaggctccatgcagggagcctgatgtgggactcaatcctaggactccaggattatgccctgagccaaagacagacccttaatcgctgagccacccaggtatcccaatttGTTTTACTCTTGAGAAAGACACATGGTCAtcttttttgccttatttccCAGTTTGGGGGTAATTTTTCTGATAATAGTAAATGTTTTCCAATATAGGACAGTCAAAAAGAGTGATAGATGACCACCACAGCGGACATTTTTTGGAAAGTTTGCCCCATATGCTATCATTGAAGGCTATAGGATGTGGAAGCTTAAGAACCTGTGGGGCTGGAGGAGAAAACCCCACAAGACTAAGACTGAGAATTCAATGGCTCTGAGTCCTAGCCTCATCTCCCCTGCTATGAGAACTGAGGCAAATCATACTgtctctttgggcctcagtttccctctaaATAAGATGAAGACGAAGGTGTTGGTCAACTTAGAATATCAGTGGTTCCCAGGCTTGAGAGTGCATATCAATCACCTGGAGATTTAGTTAAAACCCAGATCACTGGCTGCACCTCCAAAGTGTCTGATCCAGTAAgtgtgaggtggggggggggcatggatGTGCACATCTAACACATTGCCAGGTGATACTGACGCTGCTGGTCCAGAGATCACGTTCTGAGAACCATTACTCTTTGAGATAATCTCAAAGAACCATGCACAACTTTGGACTCAATGTGTATTCAAATGATAAAATCTTTGGCCTTGGCTCTGAAGAAATCATGGATGCAATGATGGAACAGAACTTTGCAGGAGCAGAGGCACCCGGAATCCAGTGTGGAACCATGCAGAAGACACTTGAGGGATTGCTCTGTACCAGGCATGCCATTCATTAAGTACTCCTAAGACCCAGTCACTGCCCAGAGAGGGACAAAGGCTGGACAGAGTGGTGAAGAGCAAGCTTGAGTCTGAataactgtgtggccttgggcaaatggCTAAAATGACTCCTTGCCTCCATTTCCCCACCTATAAAAGGAGAACAGTAATGGTACTTATGTCGCCTGGCATAAAGAAAATGCTTGATAAATGGTTGCAGCTGCTGGAATTACTATTATTTGCTACTGAACCTACCCAATGGGGAGAAGTACCAGTGACAGAAATGATCTCAACTTCCACAGCATGTCCCATGTTTCCTCAGCCACAACACCACCTAGTCTGGATTCTCGGCCACTAATTTTAACCCCCTCACAAAATCCAAAACAGATTATGAGAAGAattcaatataatttattaaataattcctGAGGGCTCCTTCAAGGAGCATTAAACAACTCTCAATACaataaaaccaataaattaaCATAGGTGCCTCCTCCTGCCTTCACAGAGGCATGATGAGGATAAGATTTAAGTCTACAGAGGAAAAACATACTAATAAATATCAAGAGTGATAACAATGACATAACCTGAAGTCTTTTTCGAAGTTAATTCACATATTTATACCTCAGTCCTCCCAAGACCAGCCCATCCGGGAATTCATTAAGATTATTCACTGGAATAATTTACTTGACAACTCACAGCAGAGTTAGCTGCCAGTCATGTTTTCTCAAGGCTTCATATATGTCCACCATTACAAAAGAAATAGGTTCGACCAGATAGCCTTGAATGATCTACTGAGGTCCAGAGTTTAGTGACTTAAACACACTTTCCAGGCACGCTGAGAACTGCTGTAAAATCGTCAAGATGAAGCTTTTACATTCAAAAGTATCTGCAGGCACAGAAATTTCTGTTTCTGGTTCATGTTGAAATTTGAGTTTGTCAAGCTGTTCTATGATTTTATCAATAATGTTCTTATCTGATAATGGTCTGATTGCCCTGAAATAAGGCAAGATGGCTGAGCTGTTGAGGCGTGGTGGTTGGGAATCAGAGGTGAGACACGGCAGCAAGGTACGGTTGGATTCTGGCACCCCTGTCTCTTTCTTCTGCTGTGGAATGAGGAGGAGAAACAGGTGAGCATTTGGTTTGTAGTAACAGCTAGAAGCCCCAACACTAGCGTCTGAAAGCTCCCTCTGTGATGGGCTGGGGGGCACTTCCTGCTGCCAACTGTGGCACCCATTACAATCCCCCTGGTTGTAATGGGTGCCCCAACC
This genomic interval from Vulpes lagopus strain Blue_001 chromosome 14, ASM1834538v1, whole genome shotgun sequence contains the following:
- the IL31 gene encoding interleukin-31; the protein is MAPTHQLPPSDVRKIILELQPLSRGLLEDYKKETGVPESNRTLLPCLTSDSQPPRLNSSAILPYFRAIRPLSDKNIIDKIIEQLDKLKFQHEPETEISVPADTFECKSFILTILQQFSACLESVFKSLNSGPQ